A single Staphylococcus muscae DNA region contains:
- a CDS encoding DUF948 domain-containing protein: MEWILPIAGIIAAIAFLILCIGIVAVLVSVKKNLDHVAKTLDGVEGQIQGITRESTDLLHKANRLTEDIQGKADSLNSVVVAVKGIGDSVQTLNGSVDRVTHSITHNISQNEDKISQVVQWSNVAMEIADKWQNRQNRRDHIAKK; the protein is encoded by the coding sequence ATGGAATGGATTTTACCAATCGCAGGAATTATTGCAGCAATCGCATTTTTAATTTTATGTATCGGCATTGTTGCAGTATTAGTATCTGTCAAAAAGAACTTAGATCATGTAGCAAAAACACTTGATGGTGTAGAAGGACAAATCCAAGGTATTACACGTGAGTCAACAGACTTATTACACAAAGCCAATCGTTTAACTGAGGATATCCAAGGTAAAGCAGACAGCTTAAACTCTGTTGTTGTAGCTGTTAAAGGTATTGGTGATTCAGTTCAAACATTGAATGGTTCAGTTGATCGTGTGACACATTCGATCACACATAATATTTCTCAAAATGAAGATAAGATTTCTCAAGTTGTACAATGGTCAAATGTTGCAATGGAAATTGCTGACAAGTGGCAAAATAGACAAAACCGTAGAGATCATATCGCGAAAAAATAA